A genomic region of Candidatus Dormiibacterota bacterium contains the following coding sequences:
- a CDS encoding GNAT family N-acetyltransferase, which translates to MSAKAGILRASEDDIAYFASRRWADDIGRRLYRHLGEHSEHGTWIFRDESTPVGIAFAHGNGESLYLSELFVEGSFRGTGLGGALCAAALGESADACALLDPMDFAAAVLAARHGLSLLEPVLRVAGRIPKEDALAALAFGAYRFRAAPIDPVRHRYAIGALDRETRGYERMADHELFASIATGNALFLDDECVGYAYVWPDGRVGPLAVSSGAYATAVFAFALMTLASTYGASWCTAGVPGSNLRILNAAHAIGLRIDTARYVAGRKESMDLTRYVGYHPLLF; encoded by the coding sequence ATGTCCGCTAAGGCCGGCATTCTGCGCGCCTCCGAGGACGACATTGCATATTTCGCCTCGCGCCGTTGGGCCGACGATATCGGGCGGCGACTCTATCGGCATCTCGGCGAGCATAGCGAGCACGGCACGTGGATTTTCCGCGACGAAAGCACGCCGGTCGGCATCGCCTTCGCGCACGGAAACGGCGAGAGCCTGTACCTGAGCGAACTCTTCGTCGAAGGCTCATTCCGCGGTACGGGACTGGGAGGGGCGTTGTGTGCCGCGGCACTAGGCGAAAGCGCCGACGCGTGCGCCCTCTTGGACCCGATGGATTTTGCAGCCGCGGTATTGGCCGCGCGGCATGGGCTCTCGCTGCTGGAGCCGGTTCTTCGCGTCGCGGGAAGAATCCCCAAAGAAGACGCCCTGGCGGCGCTGGCGTTCGGCGCATATCGCTTTCGCGCGGCGCCGATCGATCCCGTTCGCCATCGCTACGCGATCGGCGCGCTCGATCGCGAAACGCGCGGGTACGAACGGATGGCGGATCACGAACTCTTCGCATCGATCGCAACCGGAAACGCGCTCTTTCTCGACGACGAATGCGTGGGATATGCGTACGTCTGGCCGGACGGGCGCGTCGGTCCGCTCGCGGTTAGTTCCGGCGCGTACGCGACGGCGGTTTTTGCATTCGCGTTGATGACGCTCGCTTCGACATATGGCGCATCGTGGTGCACGGCAGGCGTTCCCGGAAGCAACCTGCGAATCCTCAACGCCGCCCACGCCATCGGGCTTCGCATCGATACGGCCCGGTACGTCGCCGGCCGTAAGGAGAGCATGGACCTGACGCGTTATGTCGGTTACCACCCGCTCTTGTTTTGA
- a CDS encoding non-canonical purine NTP pyrophosphatase, with protein MTTYVATSNSGKLHELQTIFAGSTLELATFPGYVAVPEGDSSYTENALRKARGLQRQLREAGIAAWVLADDSGLEVAALGGRPGVLSARYAGEDASWAERRKHLLDELRGLPVSARGARFVSHVALVHADGSELVAAGVVDGSIATEELGAGGFGYDPVFFYPPAGTTFAQMSEEAKNRCSHRRLAADHLLGLLDMHVR; from the coding sequence TTGACGACCTACGTCGCGACATCCAATAGCGGCAAACTGCACGAGTTGCAGACGATCTTTGCCGGATCGACGCTCGAACTCGCGACGTTCCCCGGCTACGTCGCGGTGCCCGAAGGCGACTCCAGCTATACGGAAAACGCACTGCGTAAAGCGCGCGGCCTGCAACGGCAACTCCGCGAGGCGGGAATCGCCGCCTGGGTGCTCGCGGACGATAGCGGCCTGGAAGTGGCCGCCCTCGGCGGCCGGCCGGGTGTGCTCTCCGCGCGATACGCGGGGGAAGACGCATCGTGGGCCGAGCGCCGCAAGCATTTGCTCGACGAACTTCGCGGGCTACCGGTATCTGCACGAGGCGCTCGCTTCGTTTCGCACGTCGCGCTCGTGCACGCGGACGGATCCGAGCTGGTTGCCGCGGGCGTCGTCGATGGATCGATCGCAACCGAAGAGTTGGGAGCCGGCGGCTTCGGATACGATCCGGTCTTTTTCTATCCGCCGGCAGGCACGACGTTCGCGCAGATGAGCGAAGAAGCGAAAAATCGCTGTAGCCACCGTCGCTTAGCGGCCGACCATCTGCTCGGGCTCCTGGACATGCATGTCCGCTAA
- the lepA gene encoding translation elongation factor 4, whose translation MTVKPENPHRTLVASNIRNFCIIAHIDHGKTTLSDRLLEMTRTIEMRDMEDQALDAMDLERERGITIRMHPVTLGYKARDGQTFELNLIDTPGHVDFSYEVSRSLAACEGALLIIDAAQGIEAQTLANYHLAVEHDLTIIPVINKIDLPAADPERVMNEVEELLVIERSECILASAKNGIGIEEILEAIVSRIPPPKGHADHLRALVFNAQFDAYRGVVSYVRVSDGELRAGSKFMSMAHERVYECTEVGVFAPQMRPVKKLGMGSVGYVMANVKSLGDIDVGDTLTEAHNPAHVPLAGYRKAVPMVYCGLYPNEGDEYGDLRDALDKLKLNDAALIYEPETSVALGFGFRCGFLGLLHMEIVQERLERNYNLDLIATSPSVVFRVTKTDGEIEMIDNPAKLPPMNLIDTIEEPFVKATIITPPDYVGTIMDATIARRGTLQNMEYLHDGRVILTFEMPLIEVIVDFFDQLKSRTKGYASLDYEIIGYREGDLVKLEILLNGESVDALSFIVAREKAPNRGRALAEKLKELIPRQMFEVPIQAAIGGKVVARETVSAIRKNVLAKCYGGDISRKRKLLEKQKVGKERMKRVGRVELPQEAFMAVLRLED comes from the coding sequence GTGACCGTAAAGCCTGAGAATCCCCACCGCACGCTAGTTGCGTCGAACATTCGCAACTTCTGCATCATCGCGCACATCGATCACGGCAAGACGACGCTCTCCGACCGGCTGCTCGAAATGACCCGCACCATCGAGATGCGCGATATGGAAGATCAAGCGCTCGACGCCATGGATTTGGAGCGCGAACGCGGGATCACGATTCGCATGCATCCGGTGACGCTGGGCTACAAGGCTCGCGATGGGCAAACGTTCGAACTCAACCTCATCGATACGCCCGGTCACGTGGATTTCTCGTACGAGGTCTCGCGCTCGCTGGCCGCTTGCGAAGGAGCGTTGCTCATCATCGACGCCGCGCAGGGCATCGAGGCCCAGACGCTCGCGAATTACCATCTGGCGGTCGAACACGACCTCACGATCATTCCGGTCATCAATAAGATCGATCTCCCCGCGGCCGATCCCGAGCGGGTGATGAACGAAGTCGAGGAGCTGCTCGTCATCGAGCGCAGCGAATGCATTCTCGCGAGCGCAAAAAACGGCATCGGCATCGAGGAGATTCTCGAAGCGATCGTTTCGCGCATACCTCCTCCCAAGGGGCACGCCGATCATCTCCGCGCGCTCGTCTTCAACGCGCAGTTCGATGCGTACCGCGGCGTCGTTTCGTACGTGCGCGTATCCGACGGCGAGTTGCGTGCCGGAAGCAAGTTTATGTCCATGGCACACGAGCGCGTGTACGAGTGCACGGAGGTTGGGGTTTTCGCCCCGCAAATGCGGCCGGTAAAGAAGCTCGGCATGGGCAGCGTGGGCTACGTGATGGCAAACGTCAAGTCGCTCGGGGATATCGATGTCGGCGACACCCTCACCGAAGCGCACAATCCGGCGCACGTTCCGCTCGCCGGCTATCGCAAGGCCGTGCCGATGGTGTACTGCGGTCTCTATCCGAACGAGGGTGACGAGTACGGAGACCTGCGCGACGCGCTCGATAAACTCAAGCTCAACGATGCGGCGCTGATCTACGAGCCCGAAACGTCGGTCGCGCTGGGGTTTGGATTTCGCTGCGGGTTCCTCGGGCTTCTCCACATGGAGATCGTCCAGGAGCGCCTGGAGCGCAATTATAATCTCGACCTGATCGCGACCTCGCCCTCGGTCGTATTTCGCGTCACGAAAACCGATGGCGAAATCGAGATGATCGACAACCCGGCGAAGTTGCCGCCGATGAATCTCATCGATACGATCGAGGAGCCGTTCGTTAAGGCGACCATCATCACGCCGCCCGATTACGTCGGTACGATCATGGACGCCACCATCGCGCGGCGAGGCACGCTCCAAAACATGGAGTATCTCCACGACGGGCGCGTGATTCTCACGTTCGAGATGCCGCTGATCGAGGTCATCGTGGATTTCTTCGATCAACTCAAGTCGCGCACCAAGGGCTACGCATCGTTGGATTACGAGATCATCGGATACCGGGAGGGCGACTTGGTCAAACTCGAGATTCTGCTCAACGGCGAATCGGTCGATGCGCTCTCGTTTATCGTCGCTCGTGAAAAGGCGCCGAATCGCGGTCGCGCCCTGGCCGAGAAGCTCAAAGAATTGATCCCCCGTCAGATGTTCGAAGTGCCGATTCAAGCCGCAATCGGCGGCAAAGTCGTAGCGCGGGAAACCGTCAGCGCCATTCGCAAGAACGTTCTCGCCAAATGTTACGGCGGCGACATCTCGCGTAAGCGCAAGCTGCTGGAGAAGCAGAAGGTCGGCAAGGAACGCATGAAGCGCGTCGGGCGCGTCGAGCTGCCGCAAGAAGCCTTCATGGCCGTTCTGCGCTTAGAAGATTGA
- a CDS encoding YggT family protein, whose translation MNALLCQIDRLANFLVLIYTGVLIVYAVISWIPDLRGKWTEYLAMLVEPVLQPIRRVIPPIGGLDIAFLVLLVLLQIVIRPALSQIAYNTCYRLF comes from the coding sequence GTGAACGCTCTGCTTTGTCAAATCGACCGCCTCGCTAATTTTCTGGTATTGATCTATACCGGAGTTCTGATCGTCTATGCGGTAATCTCGTGGATTCCGGACCTGCGCGGGAAATGGACCGAGTATCTCGCCATGCTGGTCGAGCCGGTGCTGCAACCGATCCGTCGTGTCATTCCACCCATCGGCGGCCTCGACATCGCCTTTTTGGTCTTGCTGGTGCTGCTGCAAATCGTCATTCGCCCCGCGCTCTCGCAGATCGCCTACAATACCTGTTACCGGCTCTTTTAG
- a CDS encoding M23 family metallopeptidase, protein MIDERYYIKIVPHKGESVHRFEVRRRAIIAALAAALIVLVATFGFAATQIYRAHAAAAAYARETATSRAALGRIDKQADALRSALQRVQKQNQEIRRLIGVPAAPAPAHGLHKMAWVHGRSFGAAARRISSLRVASSATVRESDLNKRLALRVLNIRHIHSMLRAQMIAAIPSIDPVAGAQIDGCFCYRTYPDTEFHPGVDLSANYGEPVRAAAAGTVVSAGWEAGGYGIKVDIDHGNGYHTWYAHLSSVDVHPGQHVYKGETIAAVGSTGFSTGPHLHYQVMHDGVAVNPTPFLTGIPSNVLASLP, encoded by the coding sequence ATGATCGACGAACGTTATTACATCAAAATCGTCCCGCATAAGGGCGAGAGCGTCCATCGCTTCGAGGTACGCCGGCGCGCGATTATCGCCGCGCTCGCGGCTGCGCTCATCGTGCTGGTGGCCACGTTCGGCTTCGCCGCCACGCAGATCTATCGAGCGCACGCCGCCGCCGCGGCATACGCCCGCGAGACCGCCACGAGTCGGGCCGCGCTGGGCCGCATCGACAAGCAGGCCGATGCGCTGCGTTCCGCGCTCCAGCGCGTGCAAAAACAGAATCAGGAGATCCGGCGCCTGATCGGCGTTCCCGCCGCACCCGCCCCCGCGCACGGCCTCCACAAGATGGCCTGGGTCCACGGCCGTTCGTTCGGAGCCGCCGCCCGCCGCATCTCCTCCCTGCGGGTAGCCTCGAGTGCAACCGTGCGCGAGTCGGATCTCAACAAGCGCCTGGCGCTCCGCGTCCTCAACATCCGGCACATCCACAGCATGCTTCGCGCGCAGATGATCGCGGCGATCCCGTCGATCGATCCGGTCGCGGGAGCTCAAATCGACGGCTGTTTCTGTTATCGCACGTACCCCGATACCGAATTTCACCCGGGCGTTGATTTAAGCGCCAACTACGGCGAGCCGGTACGGGCGGCCGCCGCGGGAACCGTCGTTTCGGCCGGCTGGGAAGCGGGCGGATACGGCATCAAGGTCGATATCGATCACGGTAACGGGTACCATACCTGGTACGCCCATCTCTCCAGCGTCGACGTCCATCCCGGCCAGCACGTATATAAGGGCGAAACCATCGCGGCGGTCGGCTCAACCGGTTTCTCCACCGGCCCGCATCTCCACTATCAGGTCATGCACGACGGGGTCGCGGTTAACCCGACGCCGTTCTTGACCGGTATCCCTTCAAATGTCTTAGCCTCGCTGCCGTAG
- a CDS encoding DUF4446 family protein, with protein sequence MTISEIYAALAAFAAALAGILVYHLVAVRPPMARMRALLETHDGLIGAGHGAADRLGTLEARSLALAGDIERVSGRVSELEGLAKTDLALVGFVRYDAFDDTGSELSYALALLNRVGDGVVVNSIYSRTDTRTYGKLVHAYKPAVSASNEELLAIERARTATT encoded by the coding sequence ATGACGATATCTGAAATCTATGCGGCCCTAGCCGCCTTTGCCGCCGCCCTGGCCGGCATCCTGGTCTATCACCTCGTCGCGGTACGTCCGCCGATGGCTCGGATGCGCGCCCTTTTGGAAACCCACGACGGCCTGATCGGCGCCGGCCACGGCGCCGCCGACCGGCTGGGCACGCTTGAAGCGCGCTCGCTTGCCTTGGCTGGTGATATTGAAAGGGTGAGCGGGCGAGTAAGCGAACTCGAAGGCCTGGCTAAAACCGACCTCGCGCTCGTCGGATTCGTCCGTTACGACGCCTTCGACGACACGGGCTCGGAACTCTCATACGCGTTGGCCCTGCTCAACCGAGTGGGCGACGGCGTGGTCGTTAATAGTATCTATTCACGCACGGATACTCGGACCTACGGAAAACTCGTGCACGCTTACAAGCCCGCCGTCAGCGCTTCGAATGAGGAACTGCTGGCGATAGAACGGGCTCGGACCGCAACGACGTAA
- a CDS encoding M3 family metallopeptidase, giving the protein MLLRPAVACAVLLLLAPSVARAAAGPTVDWNLSPAQISASCDAQLATAAAKVDAVTQFRGKRTFANTVLPLENASSDANDALVAQQFLFEVSPEKAVRDASLACATKASDVFAQLTAEPALYQAVALAQRSGTAKTLYDRKLTELWLVSLRRSGGALPAANRSEFVRLEQQLTDLQNRFEEHLAQDDTTIDISRAQAAGLPSDVLAGYKHDAGGYVVPVNESTVSFLQLAPDESARKAYYLAYESREAKTNTALLQQAIAVRDRLAHLLGYETWADYQLSDKMAQSPARVTKFLQNLDTAILPKAREELGVLRDLKAEQTHEPEAVLEPWDVSREQYLLEKQRYAVDTQLVRQYFPVQHTIDAVLNVYHVLLGVTFSRIEPVQAWAPGVLAYRVNDTRSGALIGYTYFDLFPRPGKFSHFANFPLLPARKIDGTMRPPVAAIVGNWPQPAPGRPALLSHGDVVTFFHEFGHDMAALLATAPYETLSAGFRQDFVEAPSQMLENFVWQPSILREISSNWKTGAPLPDELIQKMVRARYVDYAFDTTRQILYAMVDMAYHSNGPHVDTTAVWKALSQRLTPMPMYPGTHPQASFGHLMGGYDAGYYGYLWSKVYAADLFTAFQTGGLENPVVGMRYRDDILAPARTLEPDVEVRDFLGRPMNPDAFYAEFGLVGTAGR; this is encoded by the coding sequence GTGTTGCTCCGTCCCGCCGTCGCGTGCGCCGTCTTACTGCTGCTTGCGCCGTCCGTTGCACGGGCCGCCGCCGGCCCTACGGTCGATTGGAATCTCTCGCCGGCGCAGATCTCCGCGAGTTGCGACGCGCAACTCGCCACCGCCGCCGCGAAGGTGGATGCGGTGACGCAATTTCGCGGAAAGCGCACCTTCGCCAACACGGTGCTGCCGTTAGAGAATGCGTCGTCGGATGCGAACGACGCGCTGGTCGCGCAGCAATTCTTATTCGAAGTCTCACCGGAGAAAGCGGTCCGAGACGCATCGCTCGCGTGCGCGACAAAGGCCAGCGACGTCTTCGCCCAACTCACCGCGGAACCGGCCCTCTATCAGGCCGTCGCTCTCGCCCAACGCAGCGGCACCGCCAAGACGCTCTACGACCGCAAGCTTACGGAACTCTGGCTGGTAAGCCTGCGACGCTCCGGCGGGGCTCTCCCGGCAGCTAATCGCAGTGAATTCGTGCGCTTGGAACAGCAACTCACCGATCTCCAGAACCGCTTCGAAGAGCATCTGGCGCAGGACGATACGACGATCGACATCTCACGCGCGCAAGCGGCCGGTTTACCGAGCGACGTCCTGGCGGGATACAAGCACGATGCGGGTGGGTACGTAGTCCCCGTCAACGAGAGCACGGTATCGTTCTTACAACTCGCGCCCGACGAATCGGCGCGCAAAGCTTACTATCTCGCGTACGAAAGTCGCGAAGCCAAAACCAACACCGCATTGCTGCAACAGGCGATCGCCGTTCGGGACCGCCTCGCCCATCTGTTGGGCTACGAAACGTGGGCCGACTACCAGCTCTCCGACAAGATGGCGCAATCGCCCGCTCGCGTGACGAAATTTCTGCAAAATCTCGATACCGCAATTCTTCCCAAGGCTCGCGAGGAGCTTGGCGTGCTGCGCGATCTCAAAGCCGAGCAGACGCACGAACCGGAGGCGGTATTGGAACCATGGGACGTTTCGCGCGAGCAGTACTTACTCGAAAAGCAGCGTTACGCCGTCGATACGCAACTCGTGCGGCAGTACTTCCCCGTCCAGCATACGATCGACGCGGTCTTGAACGTCTATCACGTCCTTTTGGGCGTGACGTTTTCGCGCATCGAACCGGTGCAAGCGTGGGCGCCCGGCGTTTTGGCGTATCGCGTGAACGACACGCGCAGCGGAGCCCTGATCGGATACACCTACTTCGATCTCTTTCCCCGTCCCGGCAAATTTTCGCATTTTGCGAATTTCCCACTCTTGCCCGCCCGTAAAATCGACGGCACGATGCGCCCGCCGGTGGCCGCGATCGTCGGCAATTGGCCGCAGCCCGCGCCGGGCCGCCCGGCGTTACTGAGCCACGGCGACGTGGTCACGTTTTTCCACGAGTTCGGGCACGATATGGCGGCGCTGCTGGCGACGGCTCCGTACGAAACGCTCAGCGCGGGCTTCCGGCAAGATTTTGTCGAGGCGCCTTCGCAGATGCTCGAGAACTTCGTCTGGCAGCCGTCGATTCTGCGGGAGATCAGCTCGAATTGGAAGACCGGCGCGCCGCTTCCGGACGAACTGATCCAGAAAATGGTCCGCGCTCGCTACGTCGACTACGCGTTCGATACGACCCGGCAAATACTCTACGCAATGGTTGACATGGCGTACCACTCCAACGGTCCGCACGTCGATACGACGGCGGTCTGGAAGGCGCTTTCGCAACGTCTCACGCCGATGCCGATGTATCCGGGGACCCATCCACAAGCCTCGTTCGGACATTTGATGGGGGGATACGACGCCGGCTACTATGGCTATTTGTGGTCGAAAGTCTACGCCGCCGACCTCTTTACGGCATTCCAGACCGGCGGATTGGAGAACCCTGTGGTCGGAATGCGTTATCGCGACGACATTTTGGCACCCGCTCGCACGCTCGAACCCGACGTCGAAGTGCGAGATTTCCTGGGGCGCCCGATGAATCCCGATGCGTTCTACGCCGAGTTTGGGCTTGTGGGAACCGCAGGCCGGTAA
- a CDS encoding CDGSH iron-sulfur domain-containing protein, protein MESVTIKVRESGPYLIKGPVVLTDADGTPYVTPGENIALCRCGGSQTKPFCDGSHRTNGFVATERAAQP, encoded by the coding sequence ATGGAATCCGTAACGATCAAGGTCCGCGAGAGCGGACCGTACCTCATCAAAGGCCCCGTCGTGCTCACCGATGCCGACGGTACGCCGTACGTCACCCCGGGCGAGAACATCGCGCTCTGCCGGTGCGGCGGGTCGCAAACCAAACCGTTCTGCGACGGCTCGCACCGGACGAACGGATTCGTCGCCACCGAACGCGCCGCGCAACCCTAA
- a CDS encoding homogentisate 1,2-dioxygenase: MPSYVRAGSLPHKRHIQFRRPDGGLYAEELFSTKGFESIYSLLYHLRPPTATLDVRPWERPTLVFAPNDPLKNRHFKTHHLQLDGGDAIATRTPVLGNADITISMAQADVPMEYFYRNTGGDELLFIHRGSGVLETQFGDLAYRANDYVIVPTGTVYRVLPSSPTRMLVHETAGMVKIPRKYRNEFGQLEEHAPYYERDFRVPVLRAPLAEQGEYEIRVTNAGRHATYVVQNHPCDVIGWDGYCYPYAFNLEEFMPITGKLHQPPPAHATFEAPGVAFCAFVPRMFDYHPLAIPVPYNHSSVDCDEVLYYVSGNFMSRRGVEEGSITLHAAGAPHGPQPGAVESSLGKTSTDEIAVMIDTFAPLNLAYAASEIEDPQYFRSWIETPSPA; encoded by the coding sequence ATGCCTTCGTACGTCCGCGCCGGTTCCTTGCCGCACAAACGCCACATTCAGTTCCGTCGCCCCGACGGCGGACTCTACGCCGAGGAGCTTTTTTCGACCAAGGGCTTCGAGAGCATCTACTCGCTGCTCTACCATCTTCGCCCGCCGACCGCGACGCTCGACGTGCGCCCGTGGGAGCGGCCGACGCTCGTCTTCGCTCCTAACGATCCGCTCAAGAATCGTCACTTCAAAACGCACCACTTACAACTCGACGGCGGCGATGCGATCGCGACGCGCACGCCGGTGCTCGGCAATGCGGACATAACGATTTCGATGGCCCAAGCCGACGTTCCGATGGAATATTTCTACCGAAACACCGGCGGCGACGAACTCCTGTTCATCCATCGCGGTTCCGGAGTGCTGGAGACGCAGTTCGGCGATCTCGCTTACCGGGCGAACGACTACGTCATCGTTCCAACCGGCACGGTCTATCGCGTGCTGCCCTCGTCACCGACGCGCATGCTCGTCCACGAGACGGCCGGCATGGTGAAAATTCCACGCAAGTATCGCAACGAGTTCGGGCAGTTGGAAGAACACGCGCCGTACTACGAGCGCGATTTTCGGGTGCCGGTACTAAGGGCGCCGCTGGCCGAGCAGGGCGAGTACGAGATTCGCGTCACCAACGCCGGGCGGCACGCCACGTACGTGGTGCAGAATCACCCATGCGACGTGATCGGCTGGGACGGTTACTGTTACCCGTACGCCTTCAATCTCGAAGAATTTATGCCGATCACGGGCAAATTGCACCAGCCGCCGCCGGCTCACGCGACCTTCGAAGCGCCCGGCGTCGCATTCTGCGCGTTCGTACCGCGGATGTTCGATTACCATCCGCTCGCGATTCCGGTGCCGTACAACCACTCCAGCGTCGATTGCGATGAAGTGTTGTATTACGTCAGCGGAAATTTCATGAGCCGTCGCGGCGTCGAAGAGGGGTCGATCACGCTGCACGCGGCCGGAGCGCCGCACGGTCCGCAGCCCGGCGCGGTGGAGAGTTCGCTCGGAAAAACGTCAACGGACGAGATCGCCGTCATGATCGATACGTTCGCGCCGCTCAACCTCGCCTATGCGGCGAGCGAGATCGAAGACCCGCAGTACTTTCGTTCCTGGATCGAAACACCTAGCCCCGCCTAG
- the fahA gene encoding fumarylacetoacetase, with protein sequence MQSWRDIGERSDFPLENLPYGAFRTHGGAIHLGVAIGEEVLDLAAVAEAGLIDDICERELLEAGSLNPFLAAGRECWTSVRERLIALLQRDGDARLRTANADRFFARQRDIEMVLPVEIGDYVDFYSSIEHATNLGRMFRPDGDALMPNWRHLPIGYHGRASTIVIDGTPIVRPSGQRKPPQAALPAFGPSTRLDIELEVGFITGPGNAMGEPIAIADAREHIFGVVLVNDWSARDIQAWEYQPLGPFLGKSFATTISPWIVTLDALEPFRTAGPLQVPQPLEYLQTREEWAYDIALAVDVQSRTMRERGIAPQTISRTTFAAMYWNIAQQLAHATSNGTAIRPGDLYASGTISGPTPDSLGSLIELTWNGERPIELASGERRAFLEDGDEVTLRGWCERGGASRIGFGAARGTILPAR encoded by the coding sequence ATGCAATCGTGGCGTGACATCGGCGAGCGGAGCGATTTTCCGCTCGAGAACCTGCCGTACGGCGCATTCCGCACACACGGTGGGGCCATCCATCTCGGGGTTGCTATCGGTGAGGAAGTCCTCGATTTGGCTGCGGTGGCGGAGGCGGGCCTCATCGACGACATCTGCGAACGCGAACTGTTGGAGGCCGGAAGCCTCAACCCGTTTCTTGCGGCGGGCCGGGAGTGCTGGACCTCCGTACGCGAGCGCCTGATCGCGCTGCTGCAACGCGACGGCGACGCGCGTCTGCGCACCGCGAACGCCGATCGATTCTTCGCCCGACAACGCGATATCGAAATGGTACTGCCGGTCGAGATCGGCGATTACGTCGATTTCTATTCGTCGATCGAGCACGCCACGAACCTGGGCCGCATGTTTCGTCCCGACGGGGACGCGTTGATGCCGAATTGGCGCCATCTGCCGATCGGATACCACGGACGTGCGAGCACCATCGTCATCGACGGTACCCCGATCGTGCGGCCGAGCGGCCAACGCAAACCGCCCCAAGCGGCGCTCCCGGCGTTCGGGCCGAGCACGCGCTTGGACATCGAACTGGAGGTCGGCTTTATCACGGGCCCCGGTAACGCAATGGGCGAGCCCATCGCCATCGCCGATGCACGCGAACACATCTTCGGAGTCGTGCTCGTTAACGATTGGAGCGCGCGCGATATCCAAGCGTGGGAGTACCAGCCGCTTGGGCCCTTCCTTGGAAAATCGTTCGCTACGACGATCTCTCCGTGGATCGTGACGCTCGACGCGCTGGAGCCGTTTCGCACGGCGGGGCCGCTTCAAGTGCCGCAGCCGCTAGAGTATTTGCAGACACGCGAGGAGTGGGCGTACGACATCGCGCTGGCGGTCGACGTGCAGTCGCGGACGATGCGCGAGCGCGGCATCGCCCCGCAGACGATTTCGCGCACGACCTTCGCGGCGATGTACTGGAATATAGCGCAGCAGCTCGCGCATGCAACGAGCAACGGGACGGCGATTCGCCCCGGCGATCTCTATGCGTCCGGCACGATCAGCGGCCCCACTCCCGATAGCCTAGGCAGCCTTATCGAACTAACGTGGAACGGGGAACGCCCGATCGAACTCGCAAGCGGCGAGCGGCGCGCCTTTCTGGAAGATGGCGACGAGGTCACGCTACGCGGCTGGTGCGAGCGCGGCGGCGCCTCCCGCATCGGCTTCGGAGCGGCACGCGGGACGATTCTGCCGGCGCGCTAG